Proteins found in one Campylobacter canadensis genomic segment:
- the galE gene encoding UDP-glucose 4-epimerase GalE, producing MTFLMTGVAGYIGSVCAYNFMQRGYKVVGIDDISTGAKYAVDYLKQNSNFSFYEGDFADNNLLEKIAKENNIECIVHFAANTQVFESTQNPLKYYTNNVCKMVKLLEFANLHNINNFIFSSSAATYGNLIKDEIFEDDIKNPINPYGSTKLIGEMMLKEFSDSKQDFNYIALRYFNVAGASLQAKLGQYNPSTLLIKIAAQTASKQREKMYLYGDTYNTPDGSCIRDFIHVDDLANAHFCAYEYLKENKKSDYFNVGYSKGTSVKEVIKIMKEVSGVDFNVELAGKRAGDPDCLVANCDKIKKLTKWQAKYDDIKLICKSAYEWELFLKQIKGI from the coding sequence ATGACATTTTTAATGACTGGCGTTGCTGGGTATATTGGCTCTGTTTGTGCTTATAATTTTATGCAAAGAGGTTATAAGGTTGTTGGGATTGATGATATTAGCACAGGGGCAAAATACGCAGTTGATTATTTAAAACAAAATAGCAATTTTAGTTTTTATGAAGGAGATTTTGCGGATAATAATCTTTTAGAAAAAATAGCAAAAGAAAATAATATTGAATGTATAGTTCATTTTGCAGCAAATACTCAAGTATTTGAAAGCACTCAAAATCCTTTAAAATACTACACAAATAATGTTTGCAAGATGGTAAAATTATTAGAATTTGCTAATTTACATAATATAAATAATTTTATTTTTTCTTCTTCTGCTGCAACTTATGGTAATTTAATTAAAGATGAAATTTTTGAAGATGATATTAAAAATCCTATTAATCCATACGGTAGCACAAAATTAATTGGAGAAATGATGCTAAAAGAATTTAGCGATAGTAAGCAAGATTTTAATTACATAGCTCTTAGATATTTTAATGTAGCAGGAGCATCGCTTCAAGCAAAACTAGGGCAATACAATCCTAGCACCTTGCTAATAAAAATTGCCGCACAAACAGCAAGCAAACAAAGAGAAAAAATGTATTTATACGGAGATACATATAATACCCCTGATGGAAGTTGCATTAGAGATTTTATTCATGTAGATGATTTAGCTAATGCACATTTTTGTGCTTATGAGTATTTAAAAGAAAACAAAAAAAGTGATTATTTTAATGTAGGTTATTCAAAAGGAACTAGCGTTAAAGAGGTGATTAAGATTATGAAAGAAGTAAGCGGGGTTGATTTTAATGTTGAACTAGCAGGCAAAAGAGCAGGAGACCCTGATTGCTTAGTTGCAAATTGCGATAAAATTAAAAAACTTACAAAATGGCAAGCAAAATACGATGATATAAAATTAATTTGCAAGAGTGCTTATGAATGGGAGCTATTTTTAAAGCAAATTAAGGGAATTTGA
- a CDS encoding adenosylmethionine--8-amino-7-oxononanoate transaminase yields MDKNKVVSQLSLKYLFNPCTQMSEHKFLELLPIKSAKGVYLYDFNDKAYIDCISSWWVNIFGHQNEYIGKKLKEQIDCLEHIILAGFTHKPIVDLSKRLCEINNNNFQKCFFADNGSSAVEIALKMSFHKNFLQGKKKELFLSLSNSYHGETIAALSISDVGIYKNTYKDLLIKNIFTPVPSFNDSDFSSYLKALEDILKKYADKISAFIIEPLIQCAGNMNMYKVEYLNKAVRMAKEYDVDIIFDEIAVGFARTSTMFAYMQSDIVPDFLCLSKAISGGYLPLSVVMLKDCVYDEFYGDYKRSFLHSHSYTGNALACACANAVLDIFENEDVINVNKIKSAYIFKRWQEFLNYKEVKNLRHCGMVFAFDVDCNINNFTSLIKQKALEKGLLLRPLAKTIYFMPPYIINNDEIDYVINNLHLILKEIL; encoded by the coding sequence ATGGATAAAAATAAAGTAGTTTCACAACTTAGTTTAAAATATCTTTTTAACCCTTGTACTCAAATGAGTGAGCATAAATTCTTAGAACTTTTGCCTATAAAAAGTGCAAAAGGCGTGTATTTGTATGATTTTAATGATAAAGCCTACATTGACTGCATTAGTTCTTGGTGGGTGAATATTTTTGGACATCAAAATGAGTATATTGGTAAAAAGCTAAAAGAGCAAATTGATTGCCTAGAACACATCATTTTAGCAGGTTTTACACATAAGCCAATTGTTGATTTGTCAAAAAGATTATGCGAAATTAATAATAATAATTTCCAAAAATGTTTTTTTGCAGATAATGGCTCAAGTGCCGTTGAAATAGCCTTGAAAATGAGTTTTCATAAAAATTTTTTACAAGGCAAAAAAAAGGAATTATTTTTATCTTTAAGTAATTCTTATCACGGAGAAACAATAGCTGCTTTAAGCATTAGCGATGTTGGAATTTATAAAAATACTTACAAAGATTTATTAATTAAAAATATTTTTACCCCAGTGCCAAGCTTTAATGATAGCGATTTTTCATCGTATTTAAAGGCATTAGAAGATATTTTAAAAAAATATGCAGATAAAATAAGTGCTTTTATTATTGAGCCTTTAATTCAATGTGCAGGTAATATGAATATGTACAAGGTTGAATATTTAAATAAAGCAGTAAGAATGGCAAAAGAATATGATGTTGATATTATTTTTGATGAAATTGCAGTAGGTTTTGCAAGGACTTCAACAATGTTTGCTTATATGCAAAGTGATATTGTGCCTGATTTTTTATGTTTAAGCAAGGCAATTAGCGGCGGATATTTACCGCTTAGTGTTGTTATGCTAAAAGATTGTGTGTATGATGAATTTTATGGAGATTATAAAAGGTCTTTTTTGCATTCTCATTCATATACAGGAAATGCTTTGGCTTGTGCTTGTGCAAATGCGGTGCTTGATATTTTTGAAAATGAAGATGTTATTAATGTAAATAAAATAAAATCCGCTTATATTTTTAAAAGGTGGCAAGAATTTTTAAACTACAAAGAAGTTAAAAATTTAAGGCATTGTGGTATGGTTTTTGCCTTTGATGTAGATTGTAATATAAATAATTTTACAAGCTTAATAAAGCAAAAAGCTTTAGAAAAAGGCTTATTATTAAGACCTTTAGCAAAAACTATTTATTTTATGCCGCCTTACATAATTAATAATGATGAGATTGATTATGTAATAAATAATTTACACTTAATTTTAAAGGAGATTTTATGA
- a CDS encoding aminotransferase class I/II-fold pyridoxal phosphate-dependent enzyme, producing MVKSVLDELKQKANYRTLKEYKKDGDYLIINNERKLNLSSNDYLNLSSLQKDFFKNNEYFNLSSDASRLLCGGDYVHKDFEDYLSLIYKKQALLFNSGYCLNLSCISALSKLKNSLFLCDKNIHASMIDGLMLNNANFKRYKHSNLDELKELLFLNANKYDYIFILSEAVFSMDGDILDIDKLIQLKKEFKNVYLYIDEAHSIGVLGQNGYGLSYLNDVDFCVLTFGKALASNGAVMLCADIFKEYFINTARSLIYSTSISPIIVAWTFYLFKQLKNFDNLRQNLKELSLLVNEELKSKFKIDGTLHIKMLRLNSNEEADFYAKKLFLNSYYLPAIKKPTTLIPSLRFSLKANFTKEEILKFCKVIKSI from the coding sequence ATGGTAAAAAGTGTATTAGATGAATTAAAACAAAAAGCAAATTATAGAACTTTAAAAGAGTATAAAAAAGATGGCGATTATTTAATAATTAACAATGAAAGAAAGCTAAATCTTTCAAGCAATGATTATTTAAATTTAAGCTCTTTGCAAAAAGATTTTTTTAAAAATAATGAATATTTTAATTTAAGCTCTGATGCTTCAAGATTACTTTGTGGAGGAGATTATGTGCATAAAGATTTTGAAGATTATCTTAGTTTAATTTACAAAAAACAAGCTTTATTGTTTAATAGCGGGTATTGTTTAAATCTTTCTTGCATTAGTGCTTTAAGCAAGTTAAAAAATTCTCTTTTTTTGTGTGATAAAAACATTCACGCAAGTATGATTGATGGACTTATGTTAAATAATGCTAATTTTAAAAGATATAAACATTCAAATTTAGATGAATTAAAAGAACTTTTATTTTTAAATGCTAATAAATATGATTATATTTTTATACTTAGCGAAGCCGTATTTTCAATGGATGGAGATATTTTAGATATAGATAAATTAATACAATTAAAAAAAGAATTTAAAAATGTATATTTATATATTGATGAAGCTCATAGTATTGGTGTTTTAGGGCAAAATGGCTATGGGCTTAGTTATTTAAATGATGTTGATTTTTGTGTTTTAACCTTTGGAAAAGCTTTAGCAAGTAATGGTGCTGTGATGCTTTGTGCTGATATTTTTAAAGAGTATTTTATAAATACTGCAAGAAGTTTAATCTACTCAACTTCTATTAGCCCAATAATTGTTGCTTGGACTTTTTATTTATTCAAGCAATTAAAGAATTTTGATAATTTAAGACAAAATTTAAAAGAATTAAGCCTTTTAGTAAATGAAGAATTAAAAAGCAAATTCAAAATTGATGGCACTTTGCATATAAAAATGCTTAGATTAAACTCAAACGAAGAAGCTGATTTTTATGCAAAAAAACTATTTTTAAATTCTTATTATCTACCAGCTATAAAAAAACCCACTACTTTAATTCCATCTTTAAGATTTAGCTTAAAAGCTAATTTTACAAAAGAAGAAATATTAAAATTTTGCAAGGTGATTAAAAGTATATGA
- a CDS encoding pimeloyl-ACP methyl esterase BioG family protein has product MKSIFLNQKKNKNLILFFSGFACSFKMFEHLKYDEFDVLIIYNYTDNNADFLHFLKVYEGIYLLAFSMGVMIASKINFNINFIKKIAINGSLEGIGQKSIDERIFKLSIKNFNLDEFLKAANYLEFKEFLNYDFKEELKNILALSKEKSYLKNYDKLILSDKEHIFKKLEKEDFYKQLQKISSYHYCFKDFKSWKEIIF; this is encoded by the coding sequence ATGAAAAGTATTTTTTTAAATCAAAAAAAGAATAAAAATTTAATCTTATTTTTTAGTGGTTTTGCTTGTTCGTTTAAGATGTTTGAGCATTTAAAATACGATGAATTTGATGTTTTGATAATTTATAATTATACAGATAATAATGCTGATTTTTTACATTTTTTAAAAGTTTATGAAGGCATTTATTTACTTGCTTTTTCAATGGGCGTTATGATAGCTTCTAAGATTAATTTTAATATAAATTTCATAAAAAAAATTGCAATTAATGGCTCTTTAGAAGGAATAGGACAAAAATCAATTGATGAAAGAATTTTTAAACTAAGCATAAAAAATTTTAATTTAGATGAGTTTTTAAAGGCTGCAAATTATTTAGAATTTAAAGAATTTTTAAACTACGACTTTAAAGAAGAATTAAAAAATATTTTAGCTTTAAGTAAAGAAAAAAGCTATCTTAAAAACTATGATAAACTAATTTTAAGCGATAAAGAGCATATTTTTAAAAAGCTAGAAAAAGAAGATTTTTACAAGCAATTGCAAAAAATCTCTTCATATCATTATTGTTTTAAGGATTTTAAAAGTTGGAAAGAAATAATTTTTTAA
- a CDS encoding methyltransferase domain-containing protein, producing the protein MERNNFLKAKNTYLKEALIQQNMRELLFNFLEKKHYKNVLDIGTNQGEFAKLIKEKITFNSFDCLDINHNEEFFLNSEFNFICSDFLAYESCKKYDLIISNACLQWLDFKKAIIKIKKLANDDSVILLSTFCTGNLYQIKDFFNISLDYLSVEKIQNIIKKYFPNSYCFCKDYKLSFKSAIDCFRHLKNTGVTGFARVNLNKQILKDYELKYKNTLSYKCVFIIINPSLNQYS; encoded by the coding sequence TTGGAAAGAAATAATTTTTTAAAAGCTAAAAATACTTATTTAAAAGAAGCCTTAATTCAACAAAATATGAGAGAACTTCTTTTTAACTTTTTAGAAAAAAAACATTACAAAAATGTCTTAGATATAGGCACAAATCAAGGCGAATTTGCAAAATTAATAAAAGAAAAAATTACTTTTAATTCTTTTGATTGTCTTGATATTAATCATAATGAAGAGTTTTTTTTAAATAGCGAGTTTAATTTTATTTGCAGTGATTTTTTAGCTTATGAAAGTTGTAAAAAATATGATTTAATAATTTCTAATGCTTGTTTGCAATGGCTTGATTTTAAAAAGGCAATAATTAAGATTAAAAAACTAGCAAATGATGATAGTGTAATTCTTTTAAGTACATTTTGCACTGGTAATTTATATCAAATAAAAGATTTTTTTAACATTAGCTTAGATTATTTAAGCGTAGAAAAAATACAAAATATAATAAAAAAATATTTTCCAAATTCTTATTGCTTTTGCAAAGATTACAAGCTTAGTTTTAAAAGTGCGATTGACTGCTTTAGACATCTTAAAAATACTGGGGTAACAGGATTTGCAAGAGTTAATCTTAATAAGCAAATCCTAAAAGATTATGAACTAAAATACAAAAACACTCTAAGTTATAAATGTGTTTTTATAATTATTAATCCTTCCTTAAATCAATATTCTTAA
- a CDS encoding amidohydrolase, which produces MQVIKFYEDLHNLAELGFCEFKTSAYLKEKLSKAGFYIQEVGQTGFYAQLTNSDYVVALRADMDALGHNIDDKICAIHSCGHDAHSAMLLNAALIAKQNNLIKNKSFRFLFQPAEELGKGALFMIENKALDDVNEIYGMHIRPKQECQSNQAIASMYFAASCAIKFDITGLSAHAARPHLGINAIDSACALINAARMIYVDTSIASSIKVTRFVANNAVTNSINDKASIVFDLRAQDNKTMQELKEKLLQAAKVITFNNSTYEYEILNDIVAAQINSLCAKECYKACVNILGEENVFKEKNILGGEDFFFYPVKKGIKAGFMGLGVDCTPGLHHPNMSINKNALNNGVNIWLELIKNIDLRKD; this is translated from the coding sequence ATGCAAGTAATTAAATTTTATGAAGATTTACACAATTTAGCCGAACTTGGCTTTTGTGAATTTAAAACAAGTGCTTATTTAAAAGAAAAATTAAGCAAGGCTGGTTTTTATATACAAGAAGTTGGACAAACAGGCTTTTATGCACAGCTTACAAATAGTGATTATGTTGTAGCTTTAAGGGCTGATATGGATGCTTTAGGACATAATATTGATGATAAAATTTGTGCAATTCATTCTTGTGGGCATGATGCACATAGTGCTATGCTTTTAAACGCAGCCTTAATTGCAAAGCAAAATAATTTAATTAAAAATAAATCTTTTCGCTTTTTATTCCAACCTGCAGAAGAGCTAGGAAAGGGCGCTTTGTTTATGATAGAAAATAAGGCTTTAGATGATGTAAATGAAATTTATGGAATGCACATAAGACCAAAGCAAGAATGCCAAAGTAATCAAGCCATTGCTAGTATGTATTTTGCAGCTAGTTGTGCTATTAAGTTTGATATTACAGGTCTAAGCGCACACGCAGCAAGACCACATCTTGGCATAAACGCTATTGATAGTGCTTGTGCTTTGATAAATGCAGCAAGAATGATTTATGTAGATACTAGCATAGCATCAAGCATTAAAGTTACTCGTTTTGTAGCAAATAACGCAGTAACAAATTCAATTAACGATAAAGCAAGTATTGTATTTGATTTAAGAGCGCAAGATAATAAAACAATGCAAGAGTTAAAAGAAAAATTATTACAAGCTGCAAAAGTGATTACTTTTAATAATTCAACTTATGAATATGAAATTTTAAACGATATTGTAGCAGCACAAATTAATAGCTTATGTGCTAAAGAATGCTACAAAGCTTGTGTAAATATCTTAGGCGAAGAAAATGTGTTTAAAGAAAAAAATATTTTAGGCGGAGAAGATTTTTTCTTTTATCCTGTTAAAAAAGGTATAAAAGCAGGTTTTATGGGGCTTGGTGTAGATTGCACCCCTGGTCTTCATCATCCAAATATGAGCATTAATAAAAATGCACTTAATAATGGTGTAAATATATGGCTTGAGCTTATTAAGAATATTGATTTAAGGAAGGATTAA
- a CDS encoding YjiG family protein → MNKNPLDVFIEGAKKGFNIAVFSLLPNVLMAYVIAKMLTILGIMQLLAKIFSPIMSLFSLPGESIAVLLSAWLSVSAGVGMLISLISDNLLNDVQISIITPAIFLMGAQLQYMGRLLGVAGVRKKYWPLLMLTSILNAFIAMGFLAFYFKIS, encoded by the coding sequence ATGAATAAAAATCCATTAGATGTTTTTATTGAAGGGGCAAAAAAGGGTTTTAATATTGCTGTTTTTTCATTATTGCCTAATGTTTTAATGGCTTATGTGATTGCAAAAATGCTTACAATTTTAGGAATTATGCAATTATTAGCAAAGATTTTTTCTCCTATTATGAGTTTATTTTCTTTACCTGGAGAAAGCATTGCTGTTTTATTATCTGCTTGGCTTAGCGTTAGTGCTGGAGTTGGAATGCTAATTAGCCTTATTAGTGATAATTTATTAAACGATGTACAAATTAGCATTATAACCCCTGCTATTTTTTTAATGGGCGCACAACTTCAATATATGGGAAGATTATTAGGCGTTGCAGGAGTTAGAAAAAAATATTGGCCATTGCTAATGCTAACAAGTATTTTAAATGCCTTTATTGCTATGGGATTTTTAGCTTTTTATTTTAAAATAAGTTAA
- a CDS encoding metal-sulfur cluster assembly factor, whose amino-acid sequence MIKKIISAINEVIDPEVGFSVVELGLIYNVEFNSGDCIVTMSLSTKSCPMHEMILDWVKNAALSVEGVNSCEINLVFEPAWEISFASDEVKKELSFF is encoded by the coding sequence ATGATTAAAAAGATAATTAGTGCAATAAATGAAGTTATTGACCCTGAAGTAGGATTTAGCGTAGTAGAGCTTGGTTTAATTTATAATGTTGAGTTTAATAGCGGAGATTGTATTGTAACTATGAGTTTATCAACTAAATCTTGTCCTATGCATGAGATGATACTTGATTGGGTAAAAAACGCAGCTTTAAGCGTAGAAGGCGTTAATAGCTGCGAGATTAATTTAGTTTTTGAACCTGCTTGGGAAATATCTTTTGCAAGCGATGAGGTAAAAAAAGAATTAAGCTTTTTTTAA
- a CDS encoding lauroyl acyltransferase, translated as MNIFAEYFYLFLFHIFSFILKFIPNKIIRIFSILLAKIFFIFNKKHKNIILKNIEYFCKLAKQPQSNQIAKKIYEKFIYYIFLIIKNQKINEKQLLKQIKLFKNDEEFKELLAKKEKIVFTTAHFGNWELLPPAVGLKYNVELSIVGRALKSKKMNEYLVKNRKKFNVGFIDKKNALRKMLKDINNNKLIGIVSDQDASIKESSEFLLYGNKVTQSNAASVIAKRVNAYIVPVYIYEFNGGFCIEFLKAINAKDYSIEELSFYQLECTKKMWEKHISEYFWFHKRFKTFYEDLY; from the coding sequence ATGAATATTTTTGCTGAATATTTTTATCTTTTTTTATTTCATATTTTTTCTTTTATTTTAAAATTTATTCCAAATAAAATTATTAGAATTTTTTCTATTTTATTGGCTAAAATTTTTTTTATTTTTAATAAAAAACATAAAAATATCATTTTAAAAAATATTGAGTATTTTTGCAAATTAGCAAAACAGCCACAAAGTAATCAAATTGCAAAAAAGATTTATGAAAAATTTATTTATTATATTTTTTTGATTATTAAAAATCAAAAAATTAATGAAAAGCAGCTATTAAAGCAAATTAAATTATTTAAAAACGATGAAGAATTTAAAGAACTTTTAGCAAAAAAAGAAAAAATCGTTTTTACTACCGCACATTTTGGCAATTGGGAGCTTTTACCGCCTGCAGTTGGGCTTAAATACAATGTAGAGCTTAGCATTGTAGGAAGGGCTTTAAAATCAAAAAAGATGAATGAATACTTAGTAAAAAATAGAAAAAAATTTAATGTAGGTTTTATAGATAAAAAAAATGCACTAAGAAAAATGCTAAAAGATATAAATAATAATAAATTAATAGGAATTGTAAGCGACCAAGATGCTTCTATTAAAGAAAGCAGTGAATTTTTACTTTATGGAAATAAAGTTACTCAAAGTAATGCCGCAAGTGTAATTGCAAAAAGGGTAAATGCTTATATCGTGCCTGTGTATATTTATGAATTTAATGGTGGCTTTTGTATTGAATTTTTAAAGGCGATTAATGCAAAAGATTATAGTATTGAAGAGCTTAGTTTTTATCAACTAGAATGTACTAAGAAAATGTGGGAAAAGCATATTAGTGAATATTTTTGGTTTCATAAAAGATTTAAAACTTTTTATGAGGATTTATATTGA
- the waaF gene encoding lipopolysaccharide heptosyltransferase II, whose amino-acid sequence MKIFIYLPNWLGDATMAAGAINLLKKTYKECEFVFYGSYVACALYENLGHTIIEDKKNRLKQFKNIKEKFDIAISFKASFSSKFLFLFIKAKKKLLFNKEKAKQIHQVLKYANLLKKLNINYTELDTSLAFKKLKQRNFIAIAPGAKYGSAKCYEPKYFAQIAASFKGYKVLLFGVKSDEEICKKIEEELNRLNVKVINLCSKTSIKRLILALSSCKYLLANDSGIMHIGAALNIRVFAFFGATNILQTSPFSKNAQVFSLKLDCSPCMKRLCPLKHHNCMKQMTADLVLNNMKLS is encoded by the coding sequence TTGAAAATTTTTATTTATCTACCTAACTGGCTTGGTGATGCTACAATGGCTGCTGGAGCTATTAATTTGCTTAAAAAAACTTATAAAGAATGTGAGTTTGTTTTTTATGGCTCTTATGTTGCTTGTGCATTGTATGAAAATTTAGGACACACAATAATAGAAGATAAAAAAAATAGATTAAAACAATTTAAAAATATTAAAGAAAAATTTGATATTGCAATATCTTTTAAAGCGTCTTTTAGTTCAAAATTTCTTTTTTTATTTATAAAAGCAAAGAAAAAATTATTGTTTAATAAAGAAAAAGCAAAGCAAATTCATCAAGTATTAAAATATGCAAATTTATTAAAAAAATTAAATATAAATTACACTGAGCTTGATACAAGCCTAGCTTTTAAAAAATTAAAACAAAGAAATTTTATAGCAATAGCTCCTGGTGCAAAATACGGTAGTGCAAAATGCTATGAACCTAAATATTTTGCACAAATTGCAGCGAGTTTTAAAGGCTATAAAGTATTGCTTTTTGGCGTTAAAAGCGATGAAGAGATTTGCAAAAAAATTGAAGAAGAATTAAACAGATTAAATGTAAAAGTTATAAATCTTTGCTCAAAAACTAGCATAAAAAGACTTATTTTAGCCCTTAGTTCTTGCAAATACTTACTTGCAAATGATAGCGGTATAATGCATATTGGTGCTGCTTTAAATATTAGGGTGTTTGCTTTTTTTGGTGCTACAAACATCTTACAAACCAGTCCTTTTAGCAAAAACGCTCAAGTTTTTAGCCTAAAGCTTGATTGTAGTCCTTGCATGAAAAGGCTTTGTCCATTAAAGCACCATAATTGTATGAAGCAAATGACTGCGGACTTGGTTTTAAATAATATGAAATTAAGCTAA
- the ribD gene encoding bifunctional diaminohydroxyphosphoribosylaminopyrimidine deaminase/5-amino-6-(5-phosphoribosylamino)uracil reductase RibD has translation MNDEFYMSLAINAAWKEQFLTYPNPAVGCVLLNKYGKILSIQAHKSAGSFHAERLAINQAYEKYGKDELKDASIYVSLEPCSKFGKTPPCVDIILEAKIKNVFYACSDESQEGKKKLQANNVNVKEGILKEEAAKLIVPFKAWSNNKSFVLFKMALALNGSNQGKISDEDCVRYYHEMRSKLDLLVLCANTIRCDNPLLDARFSSSKKAPNLLIYSKKDCSIYKDYNFYKAKREVYFSNNIDNFYDDIKKLNAKNIMIEGGFNAFELFKDKIDWLFLQQGLSANTNDFTSLKTDIQLKRLFSSSTLNMNYGFYELA, from the coding sequence ATGAATGATGAATTTTATATGTCCTTAGCCATTAATGCGGCTTGGAAAGAACAATTTTTAACCTACCCAAACCCTGCGGTAGGTTGTGTTTTATTAAATAAATATGGCAAAATTTTAAGTATTCAAGCTCATAAAAGTGCAGGAAGCTTTCATGCTGAAAGACTAGCAATAAATCAAGCTTATGAAAAATATGGCAAAGATGAGCTAAAAGATGCTAGTATTTATGTTAGCTTAGAACCTTGCTCAAAATTTGGCAAAACCCCACCTTGCGTTGATATTATTCTTGAAGCAAAGATTAAAAATGTATTTTATGCTTGTAGCGATGAAAGTCAAGAAGGCAAAAAAAAATTACAAGCAAATAATGTAAATGTAAAAGAAGGAATTTTAAAAGAAGAAGCAGCTAAATTAATTGTACCTTTTAAGGCTTGGAGCAATAATAAAAGCTTTGTTTTATTTAAAATGGCACTTGCGTTAAATGGCTCAAATCAAGGAAAAATCAGCGATGAAGATTGTGTAAGATACTATCACGAGATGCGTTCAAAATTAGATTTATTAGTGCTTTGTGCAAACACAATTAGATGTGATAATCCTTTGCTTGATGCAAGGTTTTCAAGTAGTAAAAAAGCACCGAATTTATTAATTTATTCAAAAAAAGATTGCTCTATTTATAAAGATTATAATTTTTACAAGGCTAAAAGAGAGGTTTATTTTTCAAATAATATTGATAATTTTTATGATGATATTAAAAAATTAAATGCAAAAAATATAATGATTGAAGGCGGTTTTAATGCTTTTGAATTATTTAAAGATAAGATAGATTGGCTCTTTTTGCAACAAGGCTTAAGTGCAAATACAAATGATTTTACAAGCTTAAAAACTGATATTCAACTAAAAAGACTTTTTAGTTCTAGTACCTTAAATATGAATTATGGTTTTTATGAATTAGCTTAA